In the Monomorium pharaonis isolate MP-MQ-018 unplaced genomic scaffold, ASM1337386v2 scaffold_628, whole genome shotgun sequence genome, one interval contains:
- the LOC118648724 gene encoding extensin-like, translating into MYRATPTSNTVPSPKHHRKTNDTNTNHPPQHTTKHLIKKKKTPTPTPPTNTNPNTPHSFTPNPQHPQTHITTPPSRHRQNHTTSPRIFFRKKNTNHPPLQLQKPKKPNTPPPQTKPKQPTTPQQQTNRDNNAHQTNKNNHKRKRNKRKQHTPQTPQHTNTNQPKKNYKQQHPTTYKQHPPTKLYV; encoded by the coding sequence ATGTACCGTGCGACACCCACCAGCAACACAGTCCCAAGCCCAAAGCACCACCGCAAAACCAACGACACCAACACCAATCACCCACCCCAACACACCACAAAACAcctaataaagaaaaaaaaaacccccaCACCCACCCCACCCACCAACACCAACCCAAACACACCACACAGCTTCACACCCAACCCACAACACCCACAAACCCACATAACCACACCCCCCTCCCGCCACAGACAGAATCACACCACCTCCCCACGAATATTTttccgaaaaaaaaacaccaaCCACCCCCCACTCCAGCtacaaaaaccaaaaaaaCCCAACACACCCCCACCACAAACAAAACCAAAACAACCCACAACCCCCCAACAACAAACAAACCGAGACAACAACGCACACCAAACAAACAAAAACAACCACAAACGCAAACgaaacaaaagaaaacaaCATACCCCACAAACACCCCAACACACAAACACCAACCAAccaaaaaaaaactacaaacaACAACACCCCACCACCTACAAACAACACCCTCCTACGAAACTATATGTGTAG